A window from Myxosarcina sp. GI1 encodes these proteins:
- a CDS encoding DUF6155 family protein, producing the protein MNQPKINLTILKKHLKTRSQTELIADIAELYKRFQPVKDYYQIQLYPQDEKQVAAKYKKIIEDEFFPARGLGRARLSVAKKAITDYKKVNKTIVSLIDIMLFYVEQGVRFTDAYGDIDEPFYISMETMYEKTVQEIVKHGQKDAFQKRCLKIVRDTSDMGWGFHDTLCEIYEVAFQ; encoded by the coding sequence ATGAACCAGCCAAAAATTAACCTGACAATTCTCAAAAAACACTTGAAGACTCGTTCTCAAACAGAATTAATTGCCGATATTGCCGAACTCTACAAAAGATTTCAACCTGTAAAAGACTATTACCAGATTCAACTCTATCCCCAAGACGAAAAACAGGTCGCAGCTAAATACAAAAAGATTATTGAAGACGAGTTTTTTCCCGCTCGTGGCTTAGGCAGAGCTAGATTGTCAGTAGCTAAAAAAGCTATTACCGATTACAAAAAAGTCAACAAAACTATTGTGAGCTTAATCGATATCATGCTGTTTTATGTAGAGCAAGGAGTGAGATTCACCGATGCCTATGGCGATATTGACGAGCCATTCTACATCAGTATGGAAACCATGTATGAGAAAACAGTTCAAGAAATTGTCAAACACGGACAAAAAGATGCTTTTCAAAAACGCTGCTTGAAAATTGTCAGAGACACTTCAGACATGGGCTGGGGGTTTCATGATACTCTGTGCGAGATTTATGAAGTCGCTTTTCAG
- a CDS encoding GNAT family N-acetyltransferase gives MEIVTNRFLLRDFDKKDEAAYFAYRVEPKYAEFCAPEETEPSYTRKLLELFAQWAAVSSRCNYQLAIVARRNQKLIGCCGLRRENYDSEKAEIGIELAPQFWSRYAYAIEVGKALIEFGFDALGLTEIRGISVSANRRVARLAKRYGFREIGARPSPDWMRARGWSRIEWQLTREAWESLLVS, from the coding sequence ATGGAGATTGTTACCAATAGATTTTTGCTGCGAGACTTTGATAAAAAAGATGAAGCGGCATATTTTGCCTATCGTGTCGAACCAAAATATGCTGAGTTTTGCGCCCCCGAAGAAACAGAACCTAGTTATACACGCAAATTGCTCGAACTTTTCGCTCAATGGGCAGCCGTAAGTTCCCGTTGCAACTATCAGCTTGCCATTGTCGCTCGCCGAAACCAAAAATTAATTGGTTGTTGTGGGTTACGTCGCGAGAATTACGATTCAGAGAAAGCGGAAATAGGTATCGAACTCGCACCGCAGTTTTGGAGTCGTTATGCTTATGCCATAGAAGTCGGCAAAGCTTTAATCGAATTTGGTTTTGACGCTCTGGGTTTAACAGAGATTAGAGGTATTTCCGTCAGTGCAAATCGACGGGTTGCACGTTTGGCAAAGCGATACGGTTTTAGAGAAATTGGCGCACGTCCAAGCCCAGATTGGATGCGCGCTCGCGGATGGAGTAGAATTGAATGGCAACTTACCCGAGAAGCTTGGGAAAGTCTATTAGTAAGCTAA
- a CDS encoding nucleotidyltransferase family protein, which translates to MSILDPTTEQQIVERVLKARAERPQFIARMKVRQQKGIEIARQCAKLLKQQFGVSRVVLFGSMLDVESIFEDSDIDLAVWGLSSDLYWKAGCALDNIILESGYDFPPIDLVDVNDAKPHILNAIALKGVEL; encoded by the coding sequence ATGAGTATTTTAGACCCCACAACCGAACAACAAATTGTCGAGCGAGTTTTAAAAGCTAGAGCCGAACGACCTCAGTTTATAGCTCGGATGAAAGTTAGACAGCAAAAGGGCATAGAAATTGCTCGTCAGTGCGCCAAGCTTCTTAAACAGCAATTCGGTGTTAGCAGAGTAGTGTTGTTTGGTTCAATGCTCGATGTCGAATCGATTTTTGAAGACTCTGATATTGACCTCGCCGTTTGGGGATTATCAAGCGATCTCTACTGGAAAGCTGGATGCGCTTTAGACAACATAATATTGGAAAGCGGCTATGATTTTCCTCCCATCGATCTAGTTGACGTTAACGATGCCAAGCCTCATATTCTTAACGCGATCGCACTAAAGGGTGTCGAACTTTGA